A region of Sphingomonas crusticola DNA encodes the following proteins:
- a CDS encoding response regulator transcription factor: protein MRVLVVEDTHDVGEGVVACLEGLGHAVDWARDGADGDAMLSEASYEMMVLDLTLPRMDGITILKRMRARQDVTPVLILTARSAVDDRVDVLDSGADDYLVKPFDFRELQARVRSLMRRNSGGRSNQLTCGDLVFDRATRIVRVGGEPVSLTRRELSLLEILLTRQTLFFSKSQLLDQLFGYGSEPNENAIEVLIARLRRKLGHASIEIHTYRGVGYRISAT, encoded by the coding sequence ATGCGAGTTTTGGTTGTGGAGGATACGCACGATGTCGGCGAAGGGGTGGTGGCCTGTCTCGAGGGTCTCGGCCATGCCGTCGATTGGGCACGCGACGGGGCGGACGGCGACGCCATGCTGAGCGAGGCATCCTATGAAATGATGGTGCTGGACCTGACCCTTCCGCGCATGGACGGCATCACGATCCTCAAGCGCATGCGCGCCCGCCAGGATGTGACGCCGGTGCTGATTCTGACGGCAAGATCCGCGGTCGACGACCGGGTCGACGTCCTCGACAGTGGCGCGGATGACTATCTGGTGAAGCCGTTCGACTTCCGCGAGTTGCAGGCGCGCGTCCGCTCGCTGATGCGGCGTAACAGCGGGGGACGCAGCAACCAGCTGACCTGCGGCGACCTGGTCTTCGATCGGGCGACGCGCATCGTACGCGTCGGCGGCGAGCCCGTCAGTCTGACGCGTCGCGAGCTCTCGCTCCTGGAGATCCTGCTGACGCGGCAGACCCTGTTCTTCAGCAAAAGCCAGCTGCTCGACCAGCTGTTCGGCTACGGGTCCGAACCGAACGAAAATGCGATCGAGGTTTTGATCGCGCGGCTGCGCCGAAAGCTCGGTCATGCCTCCATCGAGATCCACACCTATCGCGGCGTCGGCTATCGCATCTCGGCGACGTGA
- a CDS encoding CocE/NonD family hydrolase: protein MGSRQWSRRQLLATGAAVGGCVGLALPASGATERNDVVLQSNVMVAMRDGILLATDIYRPAQGDAPLPGRFPVVLMRTPYDKTADKDGRFFAARGYVVVYQDCRGTSRSQGRLVKYLDDGKDGFDTCSWIVAQPWCNGKIGTMGSSYMAHTQGAMASAGAPGLAAMVFDCGGFSNAYQDGIRQGGAFELKQVTWALSAMVDSPELAKDPARRAAAKAIDAKAWFESMPWKRGQSPMSLVPSIEDFVYAQWEHGRFDDYWKQIGIYAAGYYDRFPDIPTLHISSWYDPYPRAATENYMALSRAKKGPTRLILGPWTHTAKTVSHSGDVEFGPNALFEGAAGEDYLTLRLQWFDHYLRGLAAPVASEPAVRVFVMGGGSGRRDSQGRLDHGGRWRSEKDWPLPTARLTPMYLHPRGGLSDQPPSDPVDPVSYDFDPANPVPTVGGTVTNNQLMLAGAYDQREDARFFGSKPPYLPLAARPDVLVFQTDWLDQDVEVTGAIDAKLWISSSAPDTDFTIKLIDVYPPNDDYPDGFAMNVTDGIMRVRYRDSWEKPKLLKAGEVVPITVSAFPTSNLFKRGHRIRLDISSSNFPHFDVNPNTGAPEGVGLTRQVARNSIYMDAKRPSHVLLPLIPART, encoded by the coding sequence ATGGGCAGCAGGCAATGGTCGCGTCGGCAATTGCTGGCGACGGGAGCTGCGGTGGGCGGCTGTGTCGGCCTCGCTTTGCCGGCATCGGGCGCGACCGAACGCAACGACGTCGTGCTTCAGTCGAATGTCATGGTCGCCATGCGCGACGGCATCTTGCTCGCGACCGATATCTACCGGCCGGCGCAGGGCGATGCGCCGCTGCCGGGGCGGTTCCCGGTCGTGCTGATGCGCACGCCTTATGATAAAACCGCCGACAAGGACGGCCGTTTCTTCGCCGCGCGCGGATATGTCGTCGTCTATCAGGACTGCCGCGGCACATCCCGTTCGCAGGGGCGGCTCGTCAAATATCTCGACGACGGCAAGGACGGCTTTGACACCTGTAGCTGGATCGTCGCTCAGCCGTGGTGCAACGGCAAGATCGGGACGATGGGCTCGTCCTACATGGCGCACACGCAAGGCGCGATGGCGAGCGCGGGTGCGCCCGGCCTGGCGGCGATGGTGTTCGATTGCGGCGGCTTCTCGAACGCTTACCAGGACGGCATCCGGCAGGGCGGTGCGTTCGAACTGAAGCAGGTGACGTGGGCGCTGTCGGCAATGGTCGACAGCCCCGAACTGGCCAAGGATCCGGCGCGCCGCGCCGCGGCCAAGGCGATCGATGCAAAGGCCTGGTTCGAGAGCATGCCGTGGAAGCGCGGCCAGAGCCCGATGAGCTTGGTGCCATCGATCGAGGATTTCGTCTACGCGCAATGGGAGCATGGCCGCTTCGACGATTATTGGAAGCAGATCGGCATCTACGCAGCCGGCTATTATGACCGGTTTCCCGACATTCCGACGCTGCACATCTCCTCCTGGTACGACCCTTATCCCCGGGCCGCGACCGAGAATTACATGGCGCTGTCGCGCGCCAAGAAGGGACCGACGCGACTGATCCTGGGGCCATGGACCCATACGGCGAAGACGGTCAGCCACTCGGGCGATGTCGAATTCGGCCCGAATGCGCTTTTCGAAGGCGCGGCCGGCGAGGATTATCTGACGCTGCGGCTGCAATGGTTTGATCACTATCTGCGCGGCCTTGCGGCGCCGGTGGCAAGCGAGCCAGCGGTGCGCGTGTTCGTAATGGGCGGCGGCAGCGGCCGACGCGACAGCCAGGGTCGGCTCGACCACGGCGGGCGCTGGCGGTCGGAAAAGGATTGGCCGCTTCCAACCGCCCGATTGACGCCAATGTATCTCCATCCGCGCGGCGGCTTGTCGGACCAGCCGCCGTCCGACCCTGTGGATCCGGTCAGCTATGATTTCGACCCGGCCAACCCGGTGCCGACCGTCGGCGGCACCGTCACCAATAACCAGCTGATGCTCGCCGGGGCCTATGACCAGCGCGAGGATGCGCGCTTCTTCGGGTCCAAGCCGCCTTACCTGCCGCTCGCGGCAAGGCCCGACGTGCTGGTGTTCCAAACGGACTGGCTCGATCAAGACGTGGAGGTGACGGGCGCGATCGATGCGAAGCTGTGGATCAGCTCGAGCGCCCCCGACACGGACTTCACTATCAAGCTGATCGACGTCTACCCTCCCAACGACGATTATCCCGACGGATTCGCGATGAACGTCACCGACGGGATCATGCGCGTTCGCTATCGTGACTCTTGGGAAAAGCCCAAGCTGCTCAAGGCAGGCGAAGTGGTGCCGATCACGGTTTCGGCATTCCCGACCTCGAACCTGTTCAAGCGGGGTCACCGCATCCGGCTCGATATCTCGTCGAGCAACTTCCCGCATTTCGACGTCAATCCGAATACCGGGGCTCCGGAAGGCGTCGGCCTTACGCGGCAGGTGGCACGCAACAGCATCTATATGGACGCGAAGCGGCCCTCCCACGTGCTGCTGCCCCTCATCCCGGCCCGCACTTGA
- a CDS encoding MFS transporter, translating to MRASSSAKAGRAGSDEIGVGEGAHPATTRQTATAGDVLRVASGNLLEMYDFMIFGYFAEAIGRAYFPADDEVGALLKSLATFGVGFLMRPLGAVVLGSYTDRHGRRAGLLLTLSLMSVGIIILTLTPGYVAIGLAAPFLVLVGRLVQGFSAGAELGNVSVYLAEMAPPDAKGFFVSWQSASQQVAVMLAAAIGFALASLLTPEQILDWGWRVPLGIGCLIVPVIFLLRRGLREVHGFATQVRPQRTTGAILRDLWGSSGRVMIGMALVLMTTVSFYMITAYTPTFGKALHLTSRDSLIVTACVGLSNLLWLPLMGAFSDRIGRKPILVTCTLLAIATAYPAMSWLAASPSMTKLLLVELWLSFLYASYNGAMVVYLTEVVPAHVRASGFSLAYSLATAVGGFTPFMATWLIKETGNVAIPGAWLSGAAAISLIAALSSTPAGVRSNEGAMGVRAPIPS from the coding sequence ATGCGAGCGAGCAGCAGCGCCAAGGCCGGCCGAGCCGGAAGCGACGAAATCGGGGTGGGTGAGGGTGCTCACCCGGCAACGACCCGGCAGACCGCGACCGCCGGTGATGTGTTGAGGGTGGCGAGCGGCAACCTGCTTGAAATGTACGATTTCATGATCTTCGGCTATTTCGCCGAGGCGATCGGCCGGGCCTATTTCCCGGCGGATGATGAGGTCGGAGCGCTGCTCAAGAGCCTTGCGACATTCGGCGTGGGCTTCCTGATGCGGCCGCTCGGCGCGGTCGTTCTGGGCAGTTACACCGATCGACACGGGCGCAGGGCGGGCCTGCTTCTCACTCTGTCGCTCATGAGCGTCGGCATCATCATCCTGACGCTGACGCCTGGCTACGTGGCGATCGGCCTCGCTGCGCCATTCCTGGTGCTGGTTGGACGGCTGGTGCAGGGCTTTTCGGCCGGTGCCGAACTCGGCAATGTGTCGGTTTATCTGGCGGAAATGGCGCCTCCCGATGCCAAGGGTTTTTTCGTGTCCTGGCAGTCTGCGTCGCAGCAGGTTGCCGTGATGCTTGCGGCCGCCATCGGCTTCGCGCTCGCCTCCCTGCTGACGCCGGAGCAGATTTTGGATTGGGGCTGGCGCGTGCCGCTCGGGATCGGTTGCTTGATCGTTCCTGTCATATTCCTGCTCCGCCGGGGCTTGCGCGAGGTCCATGGCTTTGCGACGCAGGTGCGACCGCAACGTACAACCGGCGCGATCCTGCGCGATTTGTGGGGAAGCAGCGGCCGCGTCATGATCGGCATGGCGCTGGTGCTGATGACCACCGTCAGCTTCTATATGATCACCGCCTACACGCCCACCTTCGGCAAGGCGCTTCATCTCACGTCCCGCGACAGCCTGATCGTCACCGCCTGCGTTGGCCTGTCGAACCTGTTGTGGCTGCCTTTGATGGGGGCCTTCTCCGATCGCATCGGGCGCAAGCCGATCTTGGTCACGTGCACGCTTCTCGCCATCGCCACTGCCTACCCAGCAATGTCCTGGCTCGCCGCGTCCCCCTCCATGACAAAGTTGCTTCTCGTGGAGCTCTGGCTGTCCTTCCTCTACGCCAGCTATAACGGCGCGATGGTGGTCTATCTGACGGAGGTCGTGCCGGCGCATGTCCGCGCGTCGGGTTTCAGCCTAGCCTACAGCCTCGCCACCGCGGTCGGCGGCTTCACACCCTTCATGGCGACATGGCTGATCAAGGAAACCGGCAACGTGGCGATACCTGGCGCATGGCTTTCCGGTGCCGCCGCCATCAGTCTGATCGCGGCGTTGTCGAGCACGCCTGCCGGCGTGCGATCGAATGAGGGTGCGATGGGAGTGCGCGCTCCAATCCCATCCTAG
- a CDS encoding ABC transporter substrate-binding protein: MTRRTLTRTLCGLTVLAVCLLLILDRAHHAGAQGSYLPPEGVTVSFFPARDGQVHQPLVIGAATDVSFMRAFIEAFQAHHQTVPVAYIDSLSTALLARADQACRTRARTADLYLSSSSDHLVLLANRGCALKLRGGIAALAPGGAQWRDEVAAFTVEPAVFVYGRSIGPRQVPRSHVMLIEWLRNRSDLGARIGTYDIESSGTGYNFVAEDAQQSAIYGRLIESLGRTRVRLYCCSNAMVDAVDRGEILFAYNVQMSYAYAAQRSGSRIGVILPTDYQAIQTRSIMIPTGARDIRGAEEFARFLTSGEGRALARRQLMAPDLPAGRAGALADALLDQAVVSPLLLTLQDRARRERMIREWRQALRPADAPRDPAADLAEAKKNGVAAR, translated from the coding sequence ATGACCCGGCGGACACTGACCCGGACGCTCTGCGGGCTGACCGTCCTTGCCGTCTGCCTGCTGCTCATCCTCGATCGGGCGCACCATGCAGGCGCGCAAGGATCCTACCTGCCGCCAGAGGGTGTGACAGTGAGCTTCTTCCCCGCGCGTGACGGGCAGGTCCATCAGCCGCTGGTGATCGGCGCGGCCACCGACGTGAGCTTCATGCGCGCCTTCATCGAAGCATTTCAGGCGCATCATCAGACCGTGCCGGTCGCCTATATCGACTCGTTGAGCACGGCGCTGCTGGCGCGCGCCGATCAGGCTTGCCGCACCCGCGCGCGGACCGCCGACCTCTATCTCTCCTCCTCGTCGGATCATTTGGTGCTGCTCGCCAACCGCGGCTGCGCGCTCAAGCTGCGCGGCGGAATTGCCGCACTCGCGCCAGGCGGGGCGCAATGGCGCGACGAGGTTGCCGCCTTTACGGTCGAGCCTGCCGTGTTCGTCTATGGCAGGTCGATCGGGCCGCGCCAGGTGCCGCGCAGCCATGTCATGCTGATCGAATGGTTGCGAAACCGAAGCGACCTTGGCGCGCGGATCGGCACCTACGACATCGAGAGTTCGGGCACAGGCTATAATTTCGTCGCCGAGGATGCCCAGCAGTCGGCGATCTATGGCCGCCTGATCGAGAGCCTCGGTCGGACCCGGGTCCGCCTCTATTGCTGCTCCAACGCGATGGTCGACGCCGTGGATCGCGGCGAGATCCTGTTCGCCTACAATGTCCAGATGTCTTACGCTTACGCCGCGCAGAGGTCCGGCAGCCGCATCGGCGTCATTCTTCCGACCGACTATCAGGCGATCCAGACGCGCTCGATCATGATCCCGACCGGGGCGCGCGACATTCGTGGCGCGGAGGAATTCGCGCGCTTCCTGACATCGGGCGAGGGACGGGCGCTGGCGCGTCGGCAGTTGATGGCGCCCGATCTTCCGGCCGGGCGTGCCGGCGCGCTCGCGGACGCGCTGCTCGACCAGGCGGTCGTGTCGCCCTTGTTGCTGACGCTTCAGGACAGGGCGCGGCGCGAGCGGATGATCCGCGAATGGCGGCAGGCGCTTCGCCCCGCTGATGCGCCGCGCGATCCGGCCGCAGACTTGGCGGAAGCGAAGAAAAACGGCGTCGCGGCGCGATGA
- a CDS encoding ABC transporter substrate-binding protein, with the protein MKRIATILLAAALSSCSGGNRDVTTLTVATVNNSDMVRLKGLSSAFTKAHPNIRLNWVTLEENVLRQRVTTDVATRGGQFDVITIGSYEVPIWAQRRWLLGMDDLGPSYRADDLLPAIRDALSAKGVLYAAPINGEGSFTMYRTDLFAKAKLVMPQHPSWDFIATAAKKLNDPAHGVYGICLRGKAGWGENMATIVAMSNSFGARLFDEHWRPQFDTPEWKRTLSVYVDLARNAGPPGMIANGFNESLALYAAGKCAIWFDSTVAAPFVTDPKTSVVADKTGFAAAPDAGLGRTANWLWTWALAIPASTTKAKAAKSFVAWATGPDYAKLVAGRFGWAAAPPGTRTSLYANPAYRKAAPFAEATLEAIGAADTHHPTVKPVPYVGVQYAAIPEFQGLGTEVGQQFSGAVAGTMTVDQALDAAQTSSKRQMAAASRQ; encoded by the coding sequence ATGAAGCGGATTGCGACGATCCTCCTCGCGGCGGCGCTGTCGTCCTGTTCGGGCGGCAACCGGGATGTCACGACGCTGACCGTTGCGACCGTCAACAACAGCGACATGGTGCGGCTCAAGGGCCTGTCGAGCGCGTTCACCAAAGCGCATCCGAACATTCGCCTCAACTGGGTCACGCTCGAAGAGAATGTGCTGCGCCAGCGGGTCACGACCGACGTGGCGACACGCGGCGGACAGTTCGACGTGATCACGATCGGGTCCTATGAAGTTCCCATCTGGGCGCAACGCCGCTGGCTGCTGGGGATGGACGACCTCGGGCCGTCCTACCGCGCCGACGATTTGCTGCCCGCTATCCGCGACGCGCTCAGCGCGAAGGGCGTGCTCTATGCCGCACCGATCAACGGCGAGGGCTCGTTCACGATGTACCGGACCGATCTGTTCGCGAAGGCGAAGCTAGTCATGCCGCAGCATCCCAGCTGGGACTTCATCGCGACCGCCGCCAAGAAACTCAACGATCCCGCGCATGGCGTCTACGGTATCTGCCTGCGCGGCAAGGCCGGCTGGGGCGAGAATATGGCGACGATCGTCGCCATGTCGAACTCCTTCGGCGCGCGCCTGTTCGATGAGCATTGGCGCCCGCAATTCGACACGCCCGAATGGAAGCGAACGCTCTCCGTCTATGTCGACCTGGCGCGCAACGCAGGTCCGCCCGGCATGATCGCCAACGGCTTCAATGAGTCGCTCGCGCTCTATGCGGCGGGCAAATGCGCCATCTGGTTCGACAGCACGGTAGCAGCGCCGTTCGTGACCGATCCCAAGACGTCGGTCGTCGCCGACAAGACAGGCTTCGCCGCCGCACCGGACGCCGGCTTGGGTCGCACCGCCAACTGGCTTTGGACGTGGGCGCTCGCGATCCCGGCAAGCACGACCAAGGCCAAGGCGGCCAAGAGCTTCGTCGCCTGGGCGACGGGACCGGATTATGCCAAGCTGGTGGCGGGCCGCTTCGGTTGGGCCGCAGCGCCGCCCGGCACGCGCACATCGCTTTATGCCAATCCCGCCTATCGCAAGGCGGCACCGTTCGCGGAAGCGACGCTCGAAGCGATAGGTGCAGCCGATACGCACCATCCCACCGTGAAGCCGGTGCCCTATGTCGGGGTGCAATATGCCGCGATCCCCGAATTCCAGGGTCTCGGCACCGAAGTCGGCCAGCAATTTTCCGGCGCGGTCGCAGGCACGATGACGGTCGACCAGGCGCTTGATGCGGCGCAAACGTCCAGCAAGCGGCAGATGGCGGCGGCCAGCCGGCAATGA
- a CDS encoding TonB-dependent receptor plug domain-containing protein: MRLATKPSLVAIATMLAFPSFGQTPMGTDPSKPQDAAQAASPATPGAAQPATGATGQDGVDGIPASSSAKGLSNAPVADTADAGDVVVTGSRIVRNGYSAPTPVTVLGAQQLQQQAVTRLVDFSRNLPQFRNQGGARSGSNGSANGGQGSLDLRGLGANRDLIMLDRRRVVPSTGNGIVDTNILPNMLVSRIDVVTGGASAAWGSDAVSGVVNFVLDTKFKGVRAEAIGGISSHGDDEEGSVGLAGGTDLGDRTHIIGSVEYFRGGNQKLLDRGWLAKKPGIINNPTATAANGQDKRILVSEGIVTSYMTHGGLIDGCRTSTGANIANCALKGTAFGAGGVPYKFTYGTYVNPTGNMIAPPGSDYVNDYTSLYDNINMVNPSDRVSLFSHIDHELTDRITIFAEGMYTRSKVGPSYTVPPYRFGTSATTWLSVTADNPYLPAPIKAQMSGPGGGNPAGPFALNVGRINDDWVGNSEINNTNTTYRGVVGAKGSLGGSWGFDGYYQYGRNTYAGTVQDNLITSRGGVPAAGNVNLAVDAIAAPAGNAAGIPAGTIICRSTLTNPGNGCKPLNIFGVGAASQDAIDYVLGDQYTRQTYQQHVVEASVHGDLFSLWAGPISLATGLSYRTEKIGAVSDPLSIESAFGIGNPKPYSGSYNVKEGFAELAIPLARDIPFIKLLDLSLAGRVTDYSTSGRVFTWKIGGSYEPFDGLRLRATRSRDIRAPSLQELYTGALQSRVSVTDPTKNSSATVNAQLYSGGNAALNPERADTFSAGIVYQPRWLPNFSVSVDYYNIKIADVISTITPQQIVDRCFAGNDALCGQITRLNGDIIEIRSPYLNLASLKTRGLDIETSYHTRLSGLFPSSDAEVGFRLLANYVDEFRSSDGVTVQEFAADMSSQQPKWTLQSTAYVKAGKWQVTAINRFIGSGNVSNLYIAPHEIDDNHVASRLYTNLNINYTADWLGSDSEIFFNVDNVFNVKPPKGFGWGYGLNASPMYDVIGPMFKVGIRVKY; this comes from the coding sequence ATGAGGCTCGCTACCAAGCCGTCGCTCGTTGCTATCGCCACGATGCTGGCATTTCCATCTTTCGGCCAGACGCCGATGGGCACCGACCCGTCCAAGCCGCAGGACGCGGCGCAGGCCGCCTCGCCCGCGACCCCAGGCGCCGCGCAGCCGGCGACGGGCGCGACAGGACAGGATGGCGTCGACGGCATCCCCGCGAGCAGCTCCGCCAAGGGACTATCCAACGCGCCGGTGGCGGATACGGCTGACGCCGGGGACGTCGTCGTCACCGGCTCGCGCATCGTGCGCAACGGCTATTCGGCACCGACGCCTGTGACCGTGCTCGGCGCCCAGCAGCTCCAGCAGCAGGCGGTGACCCGCCTCGTCGACTTCTCGCGCAACCTGCCCCAGTTCCGCAACCAAGGCGGTGCCCGCAGCGGCAGCAACGGCAGCGCCAATGGCGGTCAGGGCAGTCTCGACCTGCGCGGGCTCGGCGCAAACCGCGACCTCATCATGCTTGACCGGCGCCGCGTCGTTCCCTCGACCGGCAATGGCATCGTCGACACCAACATTCTTCCCAACATGCTCGTGTCGCGCATCGACGTCGTCACCGGCGGCGCGTCGGCGGCGTGGGGCTCGGATGCGGTCTCCGGCGTCGTCAATTTCGTGCTCGACACCAAGTTCAAGGGCGTGCGTGCCGAAGCGATCGGCGGCATATCCAGCCACGGCGACGATGAAGAGGGCAGCGTCGGACTGGCCGGCGGCACCGACCTTGGCGATCGCACCCACATCATCGGGTCGGTCGAATATTTTCGCGGGGGCAATCAGAAGCTGCTCGACCGCGGCTGGCTCGCCAAAAAGCCCGGCATCATCAATAATCCGACCGCGACCGCCGCCAACGGCCAGGACAAGCGTATCCTCGTGTCCGAAGGGATCGTGACCTCCTACATGACGCATGGCGGCCTGATCGACGGATGCCGCACCTCGACCGGCGCGAACATCGCCAATTGCGCGCTCAAGGGCACCGCCTTCGGTGCCGGAGGTGTTCCGTACAAATTCACGTACGGCACCTACGTCAATCCGACCGGCAACATGATTGCCCCGCCGGGCTCGGATTATGTGAACGACTACACGTCGCTTTACGACAACATCAACATGGTCAACCCGTCGGACCGGGTGAGCCTGTTCTCGCATATCGATCACGAACTGACCGACCGCATCACGATCTTCGCCGAAGGCATGTACACGCGCAGCAAGGTCGGGCCGTCCTATACGGTGCCGCCGTACCGCTTCGGCACGAGCGCGACGACGTGGCTGTCGGTGACCGCCGACAATCCCTATTTGCCTGCGCCGATCAAGGCCCAGATGTCAGGACCTGGCGGCGGAAATCCCGCAGGCCCCTTTGCGCTGAACGTCGGCCGCATCAATGACGATTGGGTCGGAAATTCGGAGATCAACAACACCAACACGACCTACCGGGGCGTCGTCGGTGCCAAGGGCAGTCTCGGCGGCAGCTGGGGCTTTGATGGTTATTATCAATATGGCCGCAACACCTATGCCGGCACGGTCCAGGACAATCTGATCACGTCACGCGGCGGCGTGCCTGCAGCCGGTAACGTCAACCTTGCGGTTGACGCCATCGCGGCGCCGGCGGGCAACGCGGCGGGCATTCCTGCGGGCACCATCATCTGCCGCTCGACGCTCACCAACCCGGGCAATGGCTGCAAGCCGCTCAACATCTTCGGGGTAGGCGCGGCGTCGCAGGACGCGATCGACTATGTCCTGGGGGATCAATATACCCGCCAGACCTATCAGCAGCATGTCGTCGAGGCGTCGGTCCACGGGGATTTGTTCTCCTTGTGGGCAGGGCCGATCTCACTGGCAACCGGGCTGTCCTATCGCACCGAGAAGATCGGCGCGGTCTCCGATCCGCTTTCAATCGAGAGTGCCTTCGGGATCGGCAATCCCAAGCCTTATTCCGGCTCTTACAATGTGAAGGAGGGTTTCGCGGAACTCGCGATCCCCCTCGCCAGAGACATCCCGTTCATCAAGCTACTTGATCTTAGCCTCGCGGGGCGGGTGACCGATTACAGCACCAGCGGCCGCGTCTTCACCTGGAAGATCGGCGGCAGTTACGAGCCGTTCGACGGCCTGCGGCTGCGGGCGACGCGGTCGCGCGACATCCGCGCGCCCAGCCTCCAGGAACTGTACACCGGCGCCTTGCAAAGCCGCGTCAGCGTGACCGATCCGACCAAGAACAGCTCCGCGACGGTCAACGCGCAATTGTACAGCGGCGGCAATGCGGCCCTCAATCCGGAACGCGCCGACACCTTCTCGGCCGGCATCGTCTATCAGCCGCGCTGGCTTCCCAACTTTTCGGTTTCGGTCGACTATTACAACATCAAGATCGCCGACGTGATCAGCACGATTACCCCGCAGCAGATCGTGGACCGGTGCTTCGCCGGCAATGATGCGCTGTGCGGGCAGATTACCCGGCTCAACGGCGACATCATCGAGATACGCTCGCCTTACCTGAACCTCGCCTCGCTCAAGACGCGCGGTCTCGACATCGAGACGAGCTATCACACGCGTCTTTCCGGGCTGTTTCCCAGCTCGGATGCCGAAGTCGGGTTTCGGCTGCTCGCCAACTATGTCGATGAGTTCAGGTCTTCGGACGGCGTGACGGTCCAGGAATTCGCCGCGGACATGTCTTCGCAGCAGCCGAAGTGGACGCTGCAGTCGACCGCTTATGTCAAGGCCGGCAAATGGCAGGTCACGGCGATCAACCGCTTCATCGGCTCGGGCAATGTCAGCAACCTGTATATCGCGCCGCATGAGATCGACGACAACCATGTCGCAAGCCGTCTCTATACCAACCTCAACATCAACTACACGGCGGACTGGCTTGGCTCGGACAGCGAGATATTCTTCAACGTCGACAACGTCTTCAATGTGAAGCCGCCGAAGGGTTTTGGCTGGGGCTATGGCCTGAACGCTTCCCCCATGTACGATGTAATCGGGCCGATGTTCAAAGTGGGCATCCGTGTGAAATATTGA
- a CDS encoding sensor histidine kinase, producing MNFRSGIRPRLPASIFERLRLLLAILFGGGALAALAAAWLFAISAASEAYDRLLISAAVQIAESIEVEDRNVIVTPPDSAFETLALSENDRFFYSVRDPAGRLLTGEADLLPEGRPRGGALPRLHSERYAGARVRVARIDHFVAAPGVRGWSRVVVAETREARQRMAVHLMEKIGGIILLVSGLGLAGALIAIRRAFMPLHRIEHALADRQAHDLTPLKVDSPRETVGLIRAINDVMEKLSLRMARLQAFTAVAAHQIRTPLAALGAQAELLAQDRTSVARRERIQRVQANVAKLSRVTNQLLGQAMISYRSETAPRIRLDLADLVRSVVNESIPHSLDRDLAVDCHSDVVPTQFVGDGVSLREAVANLIDNAVAHGAPSEIRIGVGASAAETWIRVADDGPGFPPEHWQAAQEPFKLARADREGAGMGISIVSEIARAHNGRIEFGYAADGFFQATLIFADGPRLA from the coding sequence GTGAATTTCCGAAGCGGCATTCGGCCCCGGCTTCCCGCATCGATCTTCGAGCGGCTTCGGCTGCTGCTTGCCATCCTCTTCGGCGGGGGCGCGCTGGCGGCGCTTGCAGCCGCTTGGCTGTTCGCGATCTCGGCTGCGTCGGAGGCGTATGACCGGCTGCTGATCAGCGCCGCGGTGCAGATCGCCGAATCGATCGAGGTCGAGGACCGCAACGTCATCGTGACGCCGCCCGATTCCGCCTTCGAGACGCTCGCTTTGTCGGAGAATGACCGCTTCTTCTATTCGGTGCGAGATCCGGCGGGACGTCTGCTCACGGGCGAGGCGGACCTCTTGCCGGAAGGCCGGCCGCGTGGCGGAGCGCTGCCGCGCCTCCATTCGGAACGCTATGCCGGTGCACGTGTCCGGGTCGCGCGCATCGATCATTTCGTGGCGGCGCCGGGTGTCCGCGGCTGGAGTCGGGTGGTGGTCGCCGAGACGCGCGAAGCGCGGCAGCGCATGGCGGTCCACCTGATGGAGAAGATCGGCGGGATCATCCTCTTGGTGAGTGGTCTCGGCCTTGCTGGCGCGCTGATCGCGATCCGGCGCGCCTTCATGCCGCTCCACCGGATCGAACATGCCCTGGCCGACCGGCAGGCGCACGATTTGACCCCGCTCAAGGTCGACAGTCCGCGCGAAACCGTCGGCCTGATCCGCGCGATCAACGATGTCATGGAGAAGCTCAGCCTGCGCATGGCGAGGCTGCAGGCCTTTACCGCGGTCGCCGCCCATCAGATCCGCACACCGCTCGCCGCGCTTGGCGCGCAGGCGGAACTGCTCGCGCAGGACCGTACGTCCGTGGCACGGCGTGAGCGCATCCAGCGCGTCCAGGCCAATGTCGCCAAGCTCAGCCGCGTCACCAACCAGCTGCTCGGGCAAGCCATGATCAGCTACCGGAGCGAAACCGCGCCGCGCATCCGGCTCGACCTGGCCGACCTCGTCCGCTCGGTCGTCAACGAATCTATTCCCCACTCGCTCGACCGCGATCTGGCAGTGGATTGCCATAGCGACGTCGTGCCGACGCAGTTCGTAGGAGACGGCGTCAGCCTGCGCGAGGCGGTGGCCAACCTGATCGACAATGCCGTGGCCCATGGGGCGCCGAGCGAGATCCGGATCGGCGTGGGCGCGAGTGCGGCCGAAACCTGGATCCGCGTCGCCGACGACGGCCCCGGTTTTCCGCCCGAGCATTGGCAAGCGGCGCAGGAGCCGTTCAAGCTGGCGCGTGCCGATCGCGAAGGAGCGGGCATGGGGATATCGATCGTCAGCGAGATTGCGCGTGCCCATAACGGCCGCATCGAATTCGGCTACGCGGCCGACGGCTTCTTCCAGGCGACGTTGATCTTTGCCGACGGGCCGCGCCTCGCATGA